In Vulpes lagopus strain Blue_001 chromosome 1, ASM1834538v1, whole genome shotgun sequence, a genomic segment contains:
- the LOC121498485 gene encoding protein S100-A12-like: MTKLEDHLEGIVNVFHRYSVRVGDPETLSKGEMKQLITKELPNTLKNTKDQATVDKLFQDLDADKDGQVNFNEFISLVSVVLDTSHRNTHKE; encoded by the exons ATGACTAAGCTGGAGGACCACCTGGAGGGGATCGTCAATGTCTTCCACCGGTACTCAGTCCGGGTGGGGGATCCCGAAACCCTTTCAAAGGGTGAGATGAAGCAGCTGATCACAAAGGAACTTCCAAACACCCTCAAG AACACCAAAGATCAAGCTACGGTTGACAAATTATTCCAAGATCTGGATGCTGATAAAGATGGACAGGTCAACTTCAATGAATTCATATCCCTGGTTTCTGTTGTGCTAGACACTTCTCATAGGAATACCCACAAAGAGTAG
- the S100A9 gene encoding protein S100-A9: MADHMSQLECSIETIINIFHQYAVRLGHPDSLNQKEIKQLMIKELPNFLKKQKKNDNSINKMMEDLDTNGDKELNFEEFSILVARLTVASHEEMHKNAPEGEGHSHGPGFGEGSQGHCHSHGGHGHGHSH; this comes from the exons ATGGCGGACCACATGTCGCAGCTAGAGTGTAGCATCGAGACCATCATCAACATCTTCCACCAGTACGCTGTGCGGCTGGGGCATCCGGACTCACTCAaccagaaagaaattaaacagcTGATGATAAAGGAGCTGCCAAACTTCCTCAAG aagcagaagaagaatgACAACTCCATAAACAAGATGATGGAGGACCTGGACACGAACGGAGACAAGGAACTGAACTTTGAAGAGTTCTCCATCCTGGTGGCCAGGCTGACAGTGGCCTCGCACGAGGAGATGCACAAGAATGCCCCAGAGGGAGAGGGCCACAGCCATGGGCCAGGCTTTGGGGAGGGCAGCCAGGGCCACTGCCACAGCCACGGTGGCCATGGCCACGGCCACAGCCACTAA
- the S100A8 gene encoding protein S100-A8, which yields MLTELESAINSLIEVYHKYSLVKGNYHALYRDDLKKLLETECPQFMKKKDADTWFQELDINSDGAINFEEFLILVIKVGVASHKDIHKE from the exons ATGCTGACGGAACTGGAGAGTGCCATAAACTCCCTCATTGAGGTTTACCACAAGTACTCCCTGGTGAAGGGGAATTACCACGCCCTCTACAGAGATGACTTGAAGAAATTGTTAGAGACAGAGTGTCCTCAGTTCATGAAG AAAAAGGATGCAGACACCTGGTTCCAAGAGTTGGATATCAATAGCGATGGTGCAATTAACTTCGAGGAGTTCCTCATATTGGTGATAAAGGTGGGCGTGGCCTCCCACAAAGACATCCACAAGGAGTAG